One Belonocnema kinseyi isolate 2016_QV_RU_SX_M_011 chromosome 6, B_treatae_v1, whole genome shotgun sequence genomic region harbors:
- the LOC117174422 gene encoding chondroitin proteoglycan-2-like — MKNLYILSAVFLSMLVVVVYSDDTIILPIPKECPKKDSVNATVNLAHETNCSLFYSCQNGKKILLVCPKLNKEGDRLFFNPKLQVCDWPENVKCENKPKPGEGEDEAEEGEGEEAGEGEGGEGEGEGEGEGEGEGEGEGEGEGEGEGEGEGEKAAPTVRNNILTRMWTTRV, encoded by the exons ATGAAGA ATTTATACATTCTGTCAGCCGTATTCCTGTCAATGCTCGTAGTGGTAGTATACTCTGACGATACCATAATCCTACCAATCCCAAAAGAATGCCCAAAGAAAGACTCTGTCAATGCCACTGTCAACCTTGCTCATGAGACCAACTGTTCCCTGTTCTACTCCTGCCAAAATGGCAAGAAGATTCTTCTGGTTTGTCCAAAATTGAATAAGGAAGGTGACAGACTATTCTTCAACCCAAAACTTCAAGTTTGCGATTGGCCAGAGAATGTAAAGTGTGAAAACAAACCCAAACCAGGGGAAGGTGAGGATGAAGCTGAAGAAGGTGAAGGCGAAGAAGCTGGAGAGGGAGAAGGcggagaaggagaaggagaaggagaaggagaaggagaaggagaaggagaaggagaaggagaaggagaaggagaaggagaaggagaaggagaaggagagAAAGCTGCACCAACAGTCAGGAACAATATCCTCACCAGAATGTGGACGACACGAgtataa